The following are from one region of the Candidatus Binatia bacterium genome:
- a CDS encoding cytochrome c — MRGLALLGLFSVALGTFTPVRAAEEPPIYKKKCFLCHSIGGVGGKKQDKGGKLDGVATKRGEEWIRAYLEKPKSKIPDSKMKKINMSPEDEEALMKFLMSLK; from the coding sequence ATGAGGGGACTCGCACTGCTCGGATTGTTCAGCGTTGCCCTGGGCACCTTCACGCCGGTGCGCGCCGCGGAAGAGCCGCCGATCTATAAGAAGAAGTGCTTTCTCTGTCACAGCATCGGTGGCGTGGGCGGCAAGAAGCAAGACAAGGGTGGAAAACTCGATGGCGTCGCTACCAAGCGCGGCGAGGAGTGGATCCGCGCCTACCTGGAGAAACCCAAGTCGAAGATCCCCGACTCGAAGATGAAGAAGATCAACATGTCGCCGGAAGACGAGGAAGCGTTGATGAAGTTCTTGATGTCGCTGAAGTGA